The proteins below come from a single Takifugu rubripes chromosome 10, fTakRub1.2, whole genome shotgun sequence genomic window:
- the skida1 gene encoding SKI/DACH domain-containing protein 1: MGDLECGFEEMQGVRLGYLLIKGKQMFALSQVFTDLLKNIPRTTVHKRMDHLKVKKHHCDLEELRKLKAINSIAFHAAKCTLISREDVEALYFSCKTERVLKSNKRKAKAACSPGGDGDKTTAGLIRADAELWKEKVWFSLHGVPQTFTLHKKTSKMRELAPCLTDSKLPQFYHKTHERECRSLTKSNYKHFKNYETDKITGKRVTLSQRQSFFRSRQPVVLQSAMAAQSRLSRSAGDKRKRRREGGGGRDGARHSWNRSRHAHQHLPPVLFLQPKSPGSHGASYGAFHFDPDFYLDARPHHYHHQQQQHHVPSFPESYSSDTESSTYSDREYPDSDFGSGFSTSSNSGSSEEEEEDDEDDTQTESSEASSDEEESSSQTDSSSVSSRVSIQSIRFRRARVGSLTKTLNSKPPLVLQPTFHYNNQPQHETQHKRPSPGRDDSRHEKRQKCEFICTEIGKDFGASQISKLNSVGAGKCFFTDHKVEKTDPNRNEPSCDLTSDSSGYNWKAFQSLRRTTGNPTKCSTGLGAQSLHDKLPKCAEKREARTSNQKPTSPLKKIKSETEETYVTAAPHAVNGKTARTPPFTLHNVKIKVEESSDEYEYRAQDASVKCKTDNGQHQSDAIKQGDFLSGEITTTESGCDVSPISPRGPQECDQETPCTDEEQSVSKTCKLAVLRKTQSRAFGARTKRKLARINAAVSSSYSSSSCRPGSEEPATEDLPSRHKRNAGNPTSPGKPSFSLMANFPSPPSLVVGSDGDLCPAYSLNSLRGPGPPPPSHPVWRWQPGGHVLPPPQAQRTRKY, from the coding sequence ATGGGAGACTTGGAGTGTGGCTTTGAGGAAATGCAAGGAGTAAGACTGGGATACCTGCTCATCAAAGGCAAACAAATGTTTGCTTTGTCTCAGGTCTTCACCGACCTGCTGAAGAACATCCCTCGGACCACGGTGCACAAACGCATGGATCACCTCAAGGTGAAAAAGCACCACTGCGACCTGGAGGAACTCAGGAAGCTTAAAGCAATAAATTCTATAGCTTTCCATGCCGCTAAATGCACTCTGATTTCACGGGAGGACGTGGAGGCTCTGTATTTTTCCTGCAAGACGGAGCGGGTGTTAAAATCCAATAAAAGAAAAGCGAAAGCGgcctgttctcctggaggtgACGGCGATAAGACAACTGCGGGGCTCATCCGTGCTGACGCCGAGCTATGGAAAGAAAAAGTTTGGTTTAGTTTGCACGGTGTCCCACAGACTTTCACCCTTCACAAAAAAACGAGCAAAATGAGAGAGCTCGCTCCTTGCCTTACCGACTCTAAACTACCTCAATTTTACCACAAAACCCACGAACGGGAATGCCGCTCGTTGACTAAGTCCAATTACAAACACTTTAAAAACTATGAAACAGATAAAATAACAGGGAAGCGCGTTACTTTGAGCCAAAGGCAGTCGTTTTTTCGGAGCCGGCAGCCGGTGGTGCTCCAGTCCGCCATGGCTGCTCAATCCAGGCTCTCGCGCTCAGCCGGCgacaaaaggaagaggaggcgcGAGGGGGGCGGCGGCAGAGACGGCGCGAGGCACTCATGGAACAGGAGCAGACACGCGCACCAACACCTACCACCGGTACTGTTTCTCCAGCCCAAATCACCAGGCAGTCACGGGGCATCTTACGGTGCGTTTCATTTCGATCCGGATTTCTACCTTGACGCGAGACCTCACCACtaccaccatcagcagcagcaacaccacgTGCCGAGCTTCCCGGAGAGTTACAGCAGTGACACCGAGTCCAGCACCTACTCGGACCGCGAATACCCCGATTCAGACTTTGGGTCCGGATTCTCCACCAGCAGCAACTCCGggagctcagaggaggaggaggaggacgacgaagaTGACACGCAGACAGAGAGTTCAGAGGCCAGCTCCGATGAGGAggagagctcctcccagaccgaTTCGAGTTCTGTTTCCAGTCGTGTTTCGATCCAAAGCATTCGGTTCAGACGGGCCCGGGTAGGATCTTTGACAAAAACACTCAATTCTAAACCACCTTTGGTTCTGCAGCCTACTTTTCACTACAACAACCAGCCACAACACGAGACACAACACAAGAGGCCGTCGCCGGGCCGTGATGACAGCAGACACGAAAAACGTCAAAAATGTGAATTTATATGCACTGAAATCGGAAAAGACTTTGGAGCCTCGCAGATATCCAAATTGAACTCAGTTGGTGCCGGAAAGTGTTTTTTCACCGATCATAAAGTAGAAAAAACTGATCCAAACCGCAATGAACCGTCGTGTGACCTGACCTCTGACTCATCAGGATATAACTGGAAGGCCTTTCAGTCCTTACGGAGAACAACGGGAAACCCCACTAAATGCTCAACTGGACTGGGCGCACAGAGCCTGCACGACAAGCTACCCAAATGTGCCGAAAAACGGGAGGCAAGGACCAGCAACCAGAAACCGACCTCGccattgaaaaaaataaagagcgAAACAGAAGAAACCTATGTGACCGCTGCCCCCCACGCTGTCAACGGCAAGACAGCCAGGACGCCCCCTTTCACCCTCCACAATGTGAAAATTAAAGTGGAGGAAAGCAGTGATGAATATGAATATAGGGCTCAGGACGCTTCAGtcaaatgtaaaacagacaATGGCCAGCATCAAAGTGACGCCATCAAGCAGGGCGATTTTCTTAGCGGTGAAATCACAACTACAGAAAGCGGCTGCGACGTGTCCCCCATATCCCCACGTGGTCCTCAGGAATGCGACCAGGAAACGCCGTGTACCGATGAGGAGCAATCTGTGAGCAAAACCTGCAAACTAGCGGTGCTGAGAAAAACGCAGTCCAGAGCTTTCGGAGCGCGAACAAAGCGCAAACTAGCCAGGATTAACGCGGCTGTCTCTTCTTCATATTCTTCTTCGTCCTGTCGACCTGGCTCAGAGGAACCGGCCACGGAAGATTTACCGAGCAGACACAAACGCAACGCCGGCAACCCCACATCCCCCGGAAAACCCTCTTTCAGCCTGATGGCAAATTTCCCTTCCCCACCGTCACTGGTTGTTGGCAGCGACGGGGATTTGTGCCCCGCTTACTCCCTGAACTCGCTGAGGGGCCCCGGGCCTCCCCCTCCGTCCCACCCCGTGTGGAGGTGGCAGCCGGGCGGCCACGTTCtccctcccccacaagctcaaAGAACAAGGAAATACTGA